In Bacillus sp. DX3.1, the following proteins share a genomic window:
- a CDS encoding molecular chaperone DnaK: protein MNDIYMEIKQELQLMRKELQERLAKEAMHTYHMEFGQELGYESTQDSKKKLLLHDMREDLKDVERALFKMEIDMYGVCEETGKNIPVKQMKTMPTARTIREFLYDKVNVL from the coding sequence GTGAATGATATCTATATGGAAATTAAGCAAGAATTACAATTGATGAGGAAAGAACTACAGGAGCGACTGGCAAAAGAAGCGATGCACACCTATCATATGGAATTTGGACAGGAATTGGGATATGAGTCCACGCAAGATTCTAAAAAGAAATTGTTATTGCATGATATGAGAGAAGATTTAAAAGACGTAGAGCGAGCGCTATTTAAAATGGAAATTGACATGTATGGTGTTTGCGAAGAAACAGGAAAAAATATTCCAGTAAAGCAAATGAAGACGATGCCAACCGCTCGTACGATTCGTGAATTCTTATATGACAAAGTAAACGTGCTATAA
- the pyrR gene encoding bifunctional pyrimidine operon transcriptional regulator/uracil phosphoribosyltransferase encodes MEEKAVVLDDQMIRRALTRISHEIVERNKGVENCVLVGIKTRGIFIAQRLAERIGQIEGKEVAVGELDITLYRDDLTLQSKNKEPLVKGSDIPVDITKKKVILVDDVLYTGRTVRAAMDALMDLGRPSQIQLAVLVDRGHRELPIRADYVGKNIPTSSEERIEVDLQETDQQDRVSIYDK; translated from the coding sequence ATGGAAGAAAAAGCAGTTGTTCTAGATGATCAAATGATTCGCCGCGCTTTAACACGCATTAGTCACGAAATTGTGGAGCGTAATAAAGGTGTTGAGAATTGTGTTCTTGTCGGGATTAAAACACGTGGTATCTTTATCGCACAGCGTTTGGCAGAACGTATCGGGCAAATTGAAGGGAAAGAAGTGGCAGTAGGGGAATTAGACATTACGTTATACCGTGATGATTTAACACTACAATCCAAAAATAAAGAACCGCTTGTAAAAGGTTCTGATATTCCAGTAGATATTACAAAGAAAAAGGTCATCCTTGTTGATGATGTACTATATACAGGTAGAACGGTTCGGGCGGCAATGGATGCTCTGATGGATCTAGGTAGACCATCACAAATCCAACTAGCTGTTCTTGTAGACAGAGGTCACCGTGAATTACCAATTCGCGCTGACTATGTTGGGAAAAACATTCCAACATCAAGTGAAGAACGTATTGAGGTTGATTTGCAAGAGACAGATCAACAAGATCGAGTAAGCATATACGATAAGTAA
- the uraA gene encoding uracil permease — MEQKPVLDIHEVPKPGKWLLLSIQHLFAMFGATVLVPFLTGLNPSVALISSGLGTLAFLLITKGQVPAYLGSSFAFIAPIITAKAAGGPGAAMLGGLLAGLVYILISLGIKKSGSSWIMKLLPPIVVGPVVMVIGLALAHTAVNMAMNDAGGKYSFTHFSVALVTLAITIICSIFGRGFFSIIPVLLGIIGGYIFAYFQGLVNLKPVAEAKWFDVPDFVVPFVTYSPEFSWKIVLLMVPVALVTISEHIGHQIVLGNVIKKDLIEKPGLHRSIFGDGMATIIASVIGGPPNTTYGENIGVLAITRAYSVYLFVGSAVLAIMFGFIGKISALIHSIPTPVMGGVSILLFGVIASSGLRMMVDEKTDLSDKRNLMIASVILVIGIGGAVLRVGESFQVEGMALAAIVGVLLNLVLPEKKQKQQSKQIAS, encoded by the coding sequence ATGGAGCAAAAGCCAGTGTTAGACATTCATGAAGTACCGAAACCAGGAAAATGGTTATTATTAAGTATACAACATTTGTTTGCGATGTTCGGAGCGACAGTGCTTGTTCCGTTTTTAACAGGATTGAATCCATCAGTAGCTTTAATCTCAAGCGGACTAGGAACGCTAGCGTTTCTTCTTATAACAAAAGGGCAAGTACCAGCATATCTCGGATCATCATTTGCGTTTATCGCACCAATTATTACGGCAAAGGCAGCAGGTGGACCGGGAGCAGCAATGCTCGGTGGTTTACTAGCGGGACTTGTTTATATCTTAATCTCACTCGGGATTAAAAAATCTGGATCAAGCTGGATTATGAAGTTACTTCCACCAATTGTAGTTGGTCCAGTTGTAATGGTTATCGGTCTAGCACTTGCACATACCGCGGTAAATATGGCGATGAATGATGCAGGTGGAAAGTATAGCTTTACACACTTCTCAGTAGCGTTAGTAACACTCGCAATTACAATCATTTGTTCCATCTTTGGAAGAGGATTTTTCAGCATCATCCCAGTATTGCTGGGGATTATTGGAGGATATATCTTCGCTTACTTCCAAGGATTAGTGAACTTAAAACCAGTTGCAGAAGCAAAATGGTTTGATGTACCAGATTTTGTAGTACCATTTGTCACATATTCACCAGAGTTTTCGTGGAAAATAGTATTACTGATGGTGCCAGTTGCCCTAGTAACAATCTCAGAACATATCGGACACCAAATTGTACTTGGAAATGTTATCAAAAAAGATTTAATTGAAAAGCCAGGCTTACACCGCTCGATTTTTGGAGACGGCATGGCAACAATAATCGCTTCTGTAATCGGAGGACCACCAAATACAACATACGGTGAAAACATCGGTGTACTCGCAATAACGAGAGCATACAGTGTATACTTATTCGTTGGATCAGCGGTGCTGGCGATTATGTTCGGATTTATCGGTAAGATTTCAGCGTTGATTCACTCGATTCCAACACCAGTTATGGGCGGTGTATCCATCCTGCTCTTCGGTGTAATTGCATCAAGTGGTTTACGCATGATGGTAGATGAGAAAACAGACTTAAGCGATAAACGAAACTTAATGATTGCATCAGTGATTCTCGTAATCGGAATTGGCGGTGCAGTACTTCGTGTCGGAGAATCATTCCAAGTAGAAGGAATGGCACTAGCAGCAATCGTCGGAGTACTGTTAAATCTAGTATTACCTGAAAAGAAACAAAAACAACAATCAAAGCAGATTGCTTCATAA
- a CDS encoding RluA family pseudouridine synthase yields MSEVVQVTVTEEQKSERIDKFVAGVNNEWSRSQVQQWIKDGVVTVNGNDIKGNYKVKVNDEIAIAIPEPEELDILPEDMNLEIYYEDADVLVVNKPRGMVVHPAPGHTRGTLVNGLMHHCTDLSGINGVMRPGIVHRIDKDTSGLLMVAKNDMAHESLVNQLVAKTVTRRYKAIVHGVIPHDKGTIDAPIGRDKKDRQSMTVEDKGKNAVTHFHVLERFNNFTLVECRLETGRTHQIRVHMKYIGFPLAGDPKYGPKKTMDINGQALHAGILGFNHPRTGEYIEFEAPIPQVFEEVLNDLRK; encoded by the coding sequence ATGAGCGAAGTAGTACAAGTAACAGTTACAGAAGAACAAAAAAGTGAGCGAATTGATAAGTTTGTTGCAGGTGTGAACAATGAATGGTCACGCTCACAAGTACAACAATGGATTAAAGATGGTGTTGTAACCGTAAATGGAAATGACATTAAAGGAAATTATAAAGTAAAGGTAAATGACGAAATTGCAATCGCAATTCCAGAACCAGAAGAACTTGATATTTTGCCAGAAGATATGAACTTAGAAATTTATTATGAAGATGCAGATGTACTTGTTGTGAATAAGCCACGTGGTATGGTTGTACATCCAGCACCTGGACACACAAGGGGTACGTTAGTAAATGGCTTGATGCATCATTGTACAGATTTATCAGGCATCAATGGTGTAATGCGTCCGGGTATTGTACACCGCATTGATAAGGACACTTCTGGTTTATTAATGGTTGCAAAAAATGATATGGCGCATGAATCTCTTGTGAATCAGCTTGTAGCAAAAACGGTAACAAGACGCTATAAGGCAATTGTTCACGGCGTAATTCCGCACGATAAAGGAACAATTGATGCACCAATTGGTCGTGATAAGAAAGATCGTCAAAGTATGACAGTTGAGGATAAGGGAAAGAATGCTGTAACACATTTTCATGTGTTAGAGCGATTCAACAACTTTACACTTGTTGAATGTCGCTTAGAAACAGGGCGTACGCATCAAATTCGTGTTCATATGAAATATATTGGTTTTCCACTTGCAGGAGATCCAAAATATGGTCCGAAGAAAACAATGGATATAAATGGACAAGCACTTCATGCTGGGATTTTAGGATTCAATCACCCGCGTACAGGGGAATATATCGAGTTTGAAGCACCGATTCCACAAGTATTTGAAGAAGTTTTAAATGATTTACGTAAATAA
- the pyrB gene encoding aspartate carbamoyltransferase has product MSHLLTMSELSELEISEILKDAEDFANGKERKTSEQTFVANLFFENSTRTKFSFEVAEKKLGLDVLNFSADSSSVQKGETLYDTIRTLESIGTKAVVIRHQQDRYFDELKDNVNIPILNAGDGCGNHPTQCLLDLLTIKQEFGRFEGLKVAIVGDIRHSRVARSNAEALTKLGATIYFASPEEWKDETNTFGTYKDLDELVPEVDVMMLLRVQHERHDHYETDIMKEYHVEHGLTIEREKRMKQGSIIMHPAPVNRDVEIASELVECERSRIFKQMENGVYVRMAVLKRALPNVLGGMKHELFV; this is encoded by the coding sequence ATGAGCCATTTGTTAACGATGAGTGAATTATCGGAGTTAGAGATTTCAGAAATCCTGAAAGACGCAGAAGATTTTGCGAATGGAAAAGAGAGAAAAACATCGGAGCAAACATTTGTAGCAAACTTGTTCTTTGAAAATAGTACGAGAACAAAGTTTAGTTTCGAAGTTGCCGAGAAGAAATTAGGGTTGGATGTTTTAAACTTCTCTGCAGACTCTTCTAGCGTACAAAAGGGAGAAACATTATACGATACGATAAGAACACTAGAATCAATCGGAACAAAAGCAGTAGTTATCCGCCATCAACAAGATCGCTACTTTGATGAGCTAAAAGACAATGTAAATATTCCAATCTTAAATGCCGGAGATGGATGTGGAAATCATCCAACACAATGTTTACTCGATTTACTAACGATTAAACAAGAGTTTGGAAGATTTGAAGGATTAAAGGTTGCGATTGTTGGAGATATTCGTCATAGCCGAGTAGCCCGCTCAAATGCTGAAGCATTAACAAAGTTAGGAGCAACAATCTACTTTGCTAGCCCAGAAGAGTGGAAAGATGAAACAAATACATTTGGAACATATAAAGATTTAGATGAACTTGTTCCAGAAGTTGATGTGATGATGTTATTGCGTGTACAACATGAACGTCATGATCATTATGAAACAGACATCATGAAAGAGTATCATGTAGAGCACGGATTAACGATTGAACGCGAAAAAAGGATGAAACAAGGAAGCATTATTATGCACCCAGCTCCTGTAAACCGTGATGTAGAAATTGCAAGCGAGCTTGTTGAGTGTGAGCGTTCTCGCATTTTCAAACAGATGGAAAATGGAGTTTACGTAAGAATGGCTGTACTAAAACGCGCATTACCAAATGTATTAGGAGGAATGAAACATGAATTATTTGTTTAA
- the lspA gene encoding lipoprotein signal peptidase LspA: MIYYLIALFVIAIDQISKWLIVKNMELGTSIPIIDNVLYITSHRNRGAAWGILENKMWFFYIITVIFVAFIVFYMKKYAKTDKLLGISLGLILGGAIGNFIDRVFRQEVVDFIHVYIFSYNYPVFNIADSALCIGVVLIIIQTLLEGKKMKE, from the coding sequence ATGATATATTACTTAATAGCATTGTTTGTTATTGCCATCGATCAAATATCGAAATGGTTGATTGTGAAGAATATGGAATTAGGTACGAGTATACCGATTATTGATAATGTGTTATACATAACATCTCATCGGAATCGAGGAGCTGCCTGGGGCATTTTAGAAAATAAAATGTGGTTCTTCTATATTATCACAGTTATTTTTGTTGCCTTTATCGTATTTTATATGAAAAAATACGCAAAAACAGATAAACTCCTAGGCATTTCATTAGGTCTTATTTTAGGCGGAGCAATAGGTAACTTTATTGATCGTGTATTTAGACAAGAAGTGGTGGATTTTATTCACGTGTATATTTTCTCATACAACTATCCAGTATTTAATATAGCTGATTCAGCTTTATGTATTGGTGTTGTATTAATTATTATTCAAACCCTATTAGAAGGAAAGAAAATGAAGGAGTAA